From the Maioricimonas rarisocia genome, one window contains:
- a CDS encoding DUF11 domain-containing protein, which produces MRRIVWMLAIGGLLGVPMNPGFAQTGASATGDKSPATTPKRYVRYYSAGGAAAANTPTTAPRAKNYAELFDTPAATAEEVIQAEYEAGLEAKASYTIQPVRATDDSARPFPAAGPAATAEPAPQGHRLTEPISIEPSVDEAAPAPRGNVTVAPRATAATEPVAAPVAVAEAGSLPPNVTVEWVRTGTMNVGQECTCDLIVENTGGSAATQVDVEAHFPATVRLLSAEPHPDVARGHLGWSFDSLAAGAKRVIHIRMKPLQAGDVATEAHVRFTSARQTTFSVAEPKLAVKLDGPEQVQVGEPASYMVSISNPGTGIASNVQLEAAIPEGLEHSRGERLLMDVGSLNPGETRQVRLALVAVTGGPQAIQVQARAESGLVQNASGEVTVIAPSLAVKLDGPGLRYLGRQATYTLHVHNDGAAGTDNVRLMHRVPDGFEFVSADRGARFDETTGLVNWFLGRLEPGQSLEAHVTLVAKKAGSHQHLTRATSENGATSDARITTNVEGTSSLVMEIADLDDPVETGSETAYEIRVKNEGSAAASNVGVACELADGMKFLKASVPVEHLEQEGVIIFQPVGKVAPGETVTYRVHVRGEKSGNMRFRCRLSSESIAEPLTLDELTKFYGE; this is translated from the coding sequence ATGCGACGGATTGTGTGGATGCTTGCCATCGGCGGACTCCTCGGAGTGCCGATGAATCCGGGCTTCGCTCAGACGGGAGCGTCGGCCACTGGCGACAAGTCGCCGGCAACGACCCCCAAACGATATGTGCGTTATTACTCTGCCGGCGGTGCTGCCGCAGCCAATACTCCGACGACCGCGCCCCGCGCGAAGAACTACGCGGAACTGTTCGATACGCCGGCAGCGACCGCAGAAGAAGTGATTCAGGCCGAATACGAGGCGGGACTCGAGGCGAAAGCGTCGTATACGATTCAGCCGGTCCGGGCGACCGATGACTCGGCCCGACCGTTTCCGGCTGCCGGCCCGGCTGCCACGGCGGAGCCCGCTCCTCAGGGTCACCGTCTGACCGAACCGATCTCCATCGAGCCGTCCGTCGACGAAGCCGCACCGGCCCCCCGTGGCAACGTGACGGTCGCTCCCCGGGCGACGGCTGCGACAGAACCCGTCGCGGCTCCGGTTGCCGTCGCTGAAGCCGGCAGCCTGCCGCCGAACGTCACCGTCGAGTGGGTTCGCACCGGCACCATGAATGTCGGCCAGGAGTGCACCTGCGATCTGATCGTCGAAAACACTGGTGGCAGTGCCGCGACTCAGGTCGACGTCGAAGCTCACTTCCCGGCGACCGTCCGGCTGCTCAGTGCCGAACCTCACCCCGACGTGGCCCGTGGTCACCTCGGCTGGTCGTTCGATTCGCTGGCGGCCGGCGCGAAACGCGTGATTCACATCCGGATGAAGCCGCTGCAGGCAGGTGACGTCGCGACCGAAGCCCATGTCCGATTCACCAGTGCCCGTCAGACGACGTTCTCCGTCGCCGAACCGAAGCTCGCCGTCAAGCTGGACGGTCCCGAGCAGGTTCAGGTCGGCGAGCCGGCTTCGTACATGGTCAGTATCAGCAACCCGGGCACCGGCATCGCCAGCAACGTCCAGCTCGAAGCCGCCATTCCCGAAGGTCTGGAACACTCCCGCGGCGAGCGGCTGCTGATGGACGTCGGCTCACTCAACCCGGGTGAGACGCGTCAGGTGCGGCTGGCGCTCGTCGCTGTCACCGGCGGTCCGCAGGCCATTCAGGTGCAGGCACGTGCCGAATCCGGCCTGGTTCAGAACGCTTCCGGCGAAGTGACCGTCATCGCACCGAGCCTGGCCGTCAAACTGGACGGTCCCGGCCTGCGGTATCTCGGTCGTCAGGCAACCTACACGCTCCACGTCCACAACGACGGTGCCGCGGGAACGGACAACGTCCGCCTGATGCACCGCGTGCCGGACGGCTTCGAATTCGTGAGTGCCGACCGTGGGGCCCGCTTCGACGAAACCACGGGCCTGGTCAACTGGTTCCTGGGACGTCTCGAGCCGGGGCAGAGCCTCGAAGCTCACGTGACGCTCGTGGCGAAGAAGGCGGGCAGCCACCAGCATCTGACCCGTGCCACTTCGGAAAACGGTGCCACGAGCGATGCTCGCATCACCACTAATGTTGAAGGTACGTCGTCGCTGGTCATGGAAATCGCCGATCTCGACGATCCGGTCGAAACCGGTTCCGAGACCGCCTACGAGATCCGCGTGAAGAACGAAGGTTCGGCTGCCGCGAGCAACGTTGGCGTGGCCTGCGAACTCGCGGACGGTATGAAGTTCCTCAAGGCGAGCGTCCCGGTCGAGCATCTCGAGCAGGAAGGCGTCATCATCTTCCAGCCGGTCGGCAAAGTTGCTCCGGGCGAGACGGTCACGTATCGCGTGCACGTCCGCGGCGAGAAGTCCGGCAACATGCGGTTCCGCTGCCGCCTCTCCAGCGAGTCGATCGCCGAACCGCTCACGCTCGACGAGCTGACCAAGTTCTACGGCGAATGA
- a CDS encoding amidohydrolase — protein sequence MTRFAASLIDLRIAGLGLLLLALLLPSVSAAGDDAHSAWIEKHLDEVIAVYHDFHRNPELSFHEKETAARLARKLESFGAEVTTGVGGHGVVGLLKNGQGPTVMLRCDLDALPVIEQTGLDYASTVTTENADGVEVGVMHACGHDVHITNLIAVARYMSEHRDDWSGTLMLIGQPAEERGAGAKAMLEDGLFERFPRPDFAIAAHVDATLPTGYIGYRAGYALANVDSCDITVKGRGGHGSYPQGCIDPITLAAHLIVDLQTIVSREIAPIEPAVVTVGSIHGGTKHNIIPDECHLQLTIRSYSPEVREHLREAIHRKAYATAESFRAPKPDVEYSEGTPSLFNDERLVQRIVPVFMEALGDDRVTLADRSMGGEDFSRYGRAGVPIFMFRVGSVSQQRLDEFATKGQTPPSLHSAKYYPDARQTLRTSIRATLAALSELLPAKSR from the coding sequence ATGACCCGTTTCGCTGCTTCGCTGATCGACCTGCGGATTGCCGGACTCGGATTGCTGCTGCTCGCACTGCTGTTGCCGTCGGTCTCCGCGGCCGGGGACGACGCGCATTCCGCATGGATCGAGAAGCACCTCGATGAAGTCATCGCGGTCTACCATGACTTCCACCGGAACCCGGAACTCTCGTTTCACGAAAAGGAAACGGCCGCACGTCTGGCCCGCAAGCTGGAGTCGTTCGGAGCCGAGGTCACCACCGGTGTCGGCGGTCACGGCGTCGTCGGACTGCTGAAGAACGGCCAGGGGCCGACCGTGATGCTGCGGTGTGATCTCGATGCCCTGCCGGTCATTGAGCAGACCGGTCTGGACTACGCCTCGACCGTCACGACGGAGAATGCCGACGGCGTCGAAGTGGGCGTGATGCACGCCTGCGGTCACGACGTTCACATCACCAACCTGATCGCCGTGGCCCGCTACATGAGCGAGCACCGGGACGACTGGTCGGGAACGCTGATGCTGATCGGTCAGCCCGCTGAAGAACGGGGAGCCGGAGCGAAAGCCATGCTCGAAGATGGCCTGTTCGAACGGTTTCCGCGGCCGGACTTCGCCATCGCGGCCCACGTCGACGCCACGCTGCCGACCGGATACATCGGCTACCGCGCCGGGTATGCGCTGGCGAACGTCGATTCGTGCGACATCACGGTGAAAGGGCGTGGCGGGCATGGCTCCTACCCTCAGGGTTGCATCGATCCCATCACGCTGGCTGCTCACCTCATCGTCGATCTGCAGACGATCGTCAGCCGCGAAATCGCGCCGATCGAGCCGGCCGTCGTCACAGTGGGATCGATTCACGGGGGGACCAAGCACAACATCATCCCGGACGAGTGCCATCTGCAGCTGACGATCCGCAGCTATTCGCCGGAGGTCCGCGAGCATCTGCGGGAAGCGATTCACCGCAAGGCGTACGCGACGGCCGAGAGCTTCCGCGCACCGAAGCCGGACGTCGAGTACTCCGAGGGGACTCCGTCGCTGTTCAACGATGAACGTCTCGTCCAGCGGATTGTGCCGGTCTTCATGGAGGCGCTCGGAGACGACCGGGTGACCCTGGCCGACCGCTCGATGGGGGGCGAGGATTTCAGCCGCTACGGCCGGGCGGGAGTCCCGATCTTCATGTTTCGAGTGGGCTCGGTTTCGCAGCAGCGGCTCGACGAATTCGCGACGAAAGGGCAAACGCCACCCAGCCTGCATTCGGCGAAGTACTACCCGGACGCCCGGCAAACGCTGCGGACGTCGATTCGGGCAACGCTGGCCGCCCTTTCCGAACTGCTTCCCGCGAAGTCGCGATAA
- a CDS encoding potassium channel family protein translates to MQKIAVIGLGRFGTSLARRLASSGVSVIAIDRNGHLVAEIKDDVDVAVRLDSTDKTAMLAQGIDKVDVCVVSIGENFEAALLTTVLVRQLEVPLVICRAQSEFHAQIFEQIGADRVIQPEREAGNNLARQLANPQLVDFIRLGEGFTLIEFRAPEEFQGKSLKSLALRTRYDVNLVVIKRTIPSEKNDAPPRDFFIVPKPDELIQPDDILVVVGPDDSLARLPKE, encoded by the coding sequence GTGCAAAAGATTGCCGTCATTGGACTGGGACGCTTCGGTACGTCGCTGGCCCGCCGGCTCGCTTCGAGCGGTGTCTCGGTCATTGCCATCGACAGGAATGGTCACCTCGTCGCCGAAATCAAGGATGACGTCGATGTCGCGGTCCGCCTGGATTCGACCGACAAGACGGCCATGCTGGCCCAGGGGATCGACAAGGTGGATGTCTGCGTCGTTTCGATCGGCGAGAATTTCGAAGCCGCTCTGCTGACGACCGTCCTCGTTCGCCAGCTCGAGGTTCCACTGGTGATCTGCCGGGCACAGTCAGAATTCCACGCACAGATCTTCGAGCAGATCGGTGCGGACCGCGTGATTCAGCCGGAACGGGAAGCCGGCAACAATCTTGCCCGGCAACTGGCGAATCCGCAGCTGGTCGACTTCATCCGTCTGGGAGAAGGCTTCACGCTGATCGAGTTTCGCGCCCCGGAAGAGTTCCAGGGAAAATCTCTCAAATCGCTCGCCCTGCGGACGCGCTATGACGTCAACCTCGTCGTGATCAAGCGGACGATCCCCTCGGAGAAAAACGATGCTCCTCCGCGGGACTTTTTTATCGTGCCCAAGCCGGACGAACTGATTCAGCCGGACGACATCCTCGTGGTCGTCGGCCCCGACGATTCCCTGGCCCGCCTGCCCAAAGAGTAG
- a CDS encoding TrkH family potassium uptake protein, translating into MDQELEQTRRILAQRSRYPHRTQALRWVDGAAQVVGVVSVAVGHGLRNVEAYPWAFELIAVLAMASVSGGILARYRWSLRRPSFFSRHRPEVVAAALWSAGVLLAVIFGPLLPFDESVNNSRWLAITRLSEFLIVAYALAGAIRGIRRIAARGTNPALLLVGSFVVLVALGTAALMLPRARQDTADDPDPGGAPFLVALFTSTSASCVTGLTVVDTRTYWSGFGQTVILVLFQIGGLGIMTFGGFFAVAAGRSIQLREYATLRDLLASEPMGDLRRLVLAILGFTLSCELIGAVLLWGLWPEHPWPQRLFLSLFHSVSAFCNAGFALTENSFVGMADRWQVWGALSGLIILGGFGFPSLHQLVTTIPLQRLFIPFLYFREPVHQSRRASLTSRLVLVTTIVLLAGGTLGIYMLEHSVPQSDSELISLADAWFQSVTFRTAGFNTVDLGELQPTSKLLAIALMFIGASPGSTGGGVKTVVFAITVLSVISIVRDRPNLECMHRTIPTSVANRALGILFLALATLMTVTMLLVFFEQRPGLFMDHLFEAASAVGTVGVSTTVTLPDQTVTSTTQSLSSASRVVIIVAMFLGRVGPLTFLLGMAGSPSPAEYSYPAERVTLG; encoded by the coding sequence ATGGATCAGGAACTCGAACAAACACGGCGGATCCTCGCGCAGCGTTCGCGGTATCCCCACCGCACGCAGGCGTTGCGATGGGTCGACGGGGCGGCGCAGGTGGTCGGCGTCGTCTCCGTCGCGGTCGGTCACGGCCTGCGCAACGTCGAAGCCTATCCGTGGGCGTTCGAGCTGATCGCGGTGCTCGCCATGGCGTCCGTATCCGGCGGCATCTTGGCCCGCTATCGGTGGTCGTTGCGTCGACCCTCATTCTTCAGCCGGCACCGTCCCGAAGTCGTCGCGGCCGCGCTCTGGAGCGCCGGCGTCCTGCTCGCCGTGATCTTCGGACCGCTGCTTCCCTTCGATGAGTCCGTCAACAACAGCCGATGGCTGGCGATCACGCGACTCTCGGAATTTCTGATCGTCGCATACGCCCTGGCTGGGGCGATTCGCGGAATCCGTCGCATCGCCGCGCGGGGAACGAATCCTGCGCTGCTGCTGGTCGGCTCGTTCGTCGTACTGGTGGCGCTCGGAACCGCCGCCCTGATGCTACCACGAGCCCGGCAGGACACCGCAGACGACCCCGACCCGGGCGGGGCGCCGTTTCTGGTCGCGCTGTTTACCTCCACGAGCGCCAGTTGCGTGACCGGTCTGACGGTTGTGGACACCCGCACCTACTGGAGCGGCTTCGGACAGACCGTCATCCTGGTGCTGTTCCAGATCGGTGGCCTGGGAATCATGACGTTTGGCGGCTTCTTCGCTGTTGCTGCCGGGCGGAGTATCCAGCTCCGTGAGTATGCGACGTTGCGGGATCTCCTGGCCTCGGAGCCGATGGGAGATCTGCGTCGGCTGGTGCTGGCGATCCTCGGCTTTACGCTTTCATGCGAACTGATCGGCGCGGTGTTGCTATGGGGACTGTGGCCCGAGCATCCCTGGCCACAGCGGCTGTTTCTGAGCCTGTTTCACTCCGTCAGCGCGTTCTGCAATGCCGGCTTTGCCCTGACCGAGAACAGCTTCGTCGGGATGGCGGATCGGTGGCAGGTCTGGGGGGCGCTGAGCGGACTGATCATTCTGGGCGGGTTCGGTTTTCCGTCGCTGCATCAGCTCGTGACGACGATCCCGCTGCAGCGGTTGTTCATCCCGTTCCTGTACTTCCGCGAACCGGTCCACCAGTCGCGTCGCGCTTCGTTGACCTCCCGGCTGGTCCTGGTGACCACGATTGTTCTGCTGGCCGGCGGCACGCTCGGCATCTACATGCTCGAACACTCGGTCCCGCAAAGTGATTCGGAGTTGATCAGCCTGGCGGACGCGTGGTTTCAGTCGGTGACGTTCCGGACGGCCGGCTTCAATACCGTGGACCTCGGCGAACTGCAGCCGACAAGCAAGCTGCTGGCGATCGCGCTGATGTTCATCGGTGCGTCACCGGGATCGACCGGCGGAGGCGTGAAGACGGTCGTGTTTGCGATCACTGTGCTTTCGGTGATCTCCATTGTGCGGGACCGTCCCAACCTCGAGTGCATGCATCGCACGATCCCGACGTCCGTCGCGAACCGGGCGCTCGGCATCCTGTTTCTTGCGCTCGCCACATTGATGACCGTGACGATGCTTCTCGTCTTCTTCGAGCAGCGACCGGGGCTGTTCATGGATCACCTGTTCGAAGCGGCCAGCGCCGTCGGGACGGTCGGCGTTTCGACAACCGTCACGCTGCCGGACCAGACGGTGACGTCGACCACACAGTCCCTCTCGTCCGCGTCCCGGGTCGTCATCATCGTGGCCATGTTTCTCGGCCGCGTCGGTCCACTGACGTTTCTGCTCGGCATGGCGGGCAGTCCGTCGCCGGCCGAGTACAGCTACCCGGCCGAGCGCGTGACCCTCGGCTGA
- a CDS encoding HD domain-containing protein gives MPRDYGAESLAHDPVHGYIPFISKSGLPSGETSEQEVIDHPWVQRLRHIHQLQTAWWVFPSAEHMRFQHSLGVMHLASRVIDAWYDSLCDACPNVPSRAYVESLVRMAGLLHDVGHGPFGHFFDDQYLDQFGVTHEDIGAKIIREELGDLLRGIRRNPNGHLQPLEEFDPEQVAWLIRRPARSDEEGHPEWLRKLRALFSGIYTVDNMDFVLRDAYMTGYNTRAFDLERLIHYSFFTSSGLTIHVRGLPTLINFIETRANLFRTVYFHRTVRALDLALEEVFAETMPHLFSGNPIENLSAYRHLTESSLLVDIDRWTDATDPELAELGQRWRAILCREIAWKMAVEKTMNFHNTTAERMTIFSEPDLVLRRVRERLPASIREVPLKIDVARHYHRPSGRLPAGGQNYLYDPGTGVSQELSDDELFRALPVSFIIFRIYCQSHRYDTELNAALNAVIGDAVDAKTNM, from the coding sequence ATGCCTCGCGACTACGGTGCGGAAAGCCTCGCCCACGATCCGGTGCACGGCTACATCCCGTTCATTTCGAAATCGGGCCTCCCCTCCGGCGAGACCTCCGAGCAGGAAGTGATCGACCATCCGTGGGTACAGCGGTTGCGGCACATTCACCAGTTGCAGACCGCCTGGTGGGTGTTTCCCTCTGCGGAACATATGCGGTTCCAGCACTCCCTCGGTGTGATGCACCTGGCCTCCCGGGTCATCGACGCCTGGTACGATTCTCTCTGCGACGCCTGCCCGAACGTCCCCTCGCGGGCGTACGTCGAGAGCCTCGTCCGCATGGCGGGACTGCTGCACGACGTCGGCCATGGACCGTTCGGCCACTTCTTCGACGACCAGTACCTCGACCAGTTTGGAGTCACGCACGAAGACATCGGTGCCAAGATCATCCGCGAGGAACTGGGGGATCTCTTGCGAGGGATCCGTCGCAATCCGAACGGGCACCTGCAGCCGCTCGAAGAATTCGATCCCGAGCAGGTTGCCTGGCTGATCCGTCGCCCGGCCCGGTCCGATGAGGAAGGCCACCCCGAATGGCTCCGCAAGCTGCGGGCGCTGTTCAGCGGGATCTACACCGTCGACAACATGGATTTCGTGCTCCGCGATGCCTACATGACCGGCTACAACACGCGGGCGTTCGATCTGGAGCGGCTGATCCATTACAGCTTCTTCACCTCTTCGGGGCTGACGATTCACGTACGCGGTCTGCCGACGCTGATCAACTTCATCGAGACGCGTGCCAATCTGTTCCGGACCGTCTACTTCCACCGGACAGTGCGGGCGCTGGATCTGGCACTCGAAGAAGTGTTCGCCGAGACGATGCCGCACCTGTTCTCGGGGAACCCCATCGAGAACCTGTCCGCCTACCGGCATCTGACGGAATCGTCGCTGCTGGTCGACATCGACCGCTGGACCGACGCGACCGATCCGGAACTTGCCGAGCTGGGGCAGCGGTGGCGGGCGATTCTCTGCCGCGAGATCGCCTGGAAGATGGCGGTCGAAAAGACGATGAACTTCCACAACACGACCGCCGAGCGGATGACCATCTTCTCGGAGCCGGACCTGGTGCTGCGGCGTGTGCGGGAGCGACTGCCGGCGAGCATTCGGGAAGTGCCCCTGAAGATCGATGTGGCCCGGCACTATCACCGGCCGAGCGGACGTCTGCCGGCCGGGGGACAGAATTATCTGTACGATCCCGGCACAGGGGTCAGTCAGGAACTCAGCGACGACGAACTGTTCCGCGCGTTACCGGTCAGCTTCATCATCTTCCGGATCTACTGCCAGAGCCACCGTTACGACACCGAACTCAACGCCGCCCTCAACGCG